One Ficedula albicollis isolate OC2 chromosome Z, FicAlb1.5, whole genome shotgun sequence DNA window includes the following coding sequences:
- the LOC101811548 gene encoding tetraspanin-3-like, which produces MPVVGLPSLWCYEEANLRSFAQSVLRFLGFIFWGAAAIQVFGGVSVILMFKNYRYLFQESYLSLPGWLGLATALTLLPTGLLAVSISVKCSRNQQGTLMYLLVLLLCLEMSSAALAFSYSVKTSSQLESAMGYLVHQHDWTCSQDPGNSPMDVIQRKLQCCGVHNYTDWLKTSSSWHHSACVPESCCKEKHSHCRGDLGHVEQLSDKGCLKKLEDQLCFAMLYIFWSCTALSILELLAAVSNGFLMRPQPFYELCILDSYTF; this is translated from the coding sequence ATGCCTGTGGTTGGTCTGCCATCTTTGTGGTGCTATGAAGAAGCCAACCTCAGGTCCTTTGCTCAATCTGTGCTGAGGTTCCTGGGCTTCATCTTCTGGGGTGCTGCTGCAATACAGGTGTTTGGTGGAGTCTCGGTGATCCTGATGTTCAAGAACTACAGATATTTATTTCAGGAGTCTTACTTGTCCCTCCCTGGTTGGTTGGGTCTTGCAACTGCACTTACATTGCTGCCTACTGGACTTTTGGCTGTTTCTATTTCTGTTAAGTGTTCCCGCAATCAGCAAGGGACTCTCATGTACTTGCTGGTTCTCCTTCTTTGCCTAGAAATGtcttcagcagctctggcatTCTCCTACTCTGTTAAGACATCTTCTCAGCTGGAAAGTGCTATGGGTTACCTGGTTCACCAGCATGATTGGACATGCTCCCAGGATCCTGGAAACAGTCCTATGGATGTGATACAGAGGAAGCTGCAGTGTTGTGGGGTCCACAATTACACAGACTGGCTAAAGACATCATCTTCTTGGCATCATTCAGCTTGTGTTCCTGAAAGCTGCTGTAAGGAGAAGCATTCTCACTGCAGGGGAGACTTAGGCCATGTGGAGCAGCTTTCTGACAAAGGCTGTCTAAAGAAGCTGGAAGACCAGTTGTGTTTTGCCATGCTGTACATTTTTTGGAGTTGTACTGCGCTAAGCATCTTGGAGCTCTTGGCTGCTGTCAGCAACGGCTTCCTCATGAGACCTCAACCATTCTATGAACTCTGCATTCTGGATTCATATACCTTCTGA